A region of the Phyllopteryx taeniolatus isolate TA_2022b chromosome 9, UOR_Ptae_1.2, whole genome shotgun sequence genome:
TTGATTCTTtctatttcttgtttttgtcttcaaggAAGCAGCTGTATTTAGCTTCAATGTTACTTTAGTTGCTATGCTGTATCTGTGGTGCGTTTCTAACTTTTACATGGATTAATAATACTGCAACAGTGGCCGGGGGTCTTGTGGCAACATCAGTAATGATGAGTCTTTCCTTTCTGTTTTGTAAAACAGGTAAACTTTGTCCACCAATAGGTAATGGAGTTTGTATAAACTTCAACAAATAAAAGCTGACAGCAGGTTTTAGACGTGTTACATTGTCTACTGAATGTTAGCAACTGTGCAGTACTGTTGTATCAACTATACCTTTCAACTTTAagtaaaaatagcattttagttTGCAGATAATTGTGATTTTAAATGATAGCAATACAACAGTTGGTTAGAACCTCTTctgttttgaatttatttttcaaacaatgAACATTAGGATTTTGCCATCTCCCTGATAAATACCATggggatgtattttattttgctagaatttattgctgattttttagtttattttccaCATGTAATATGTTATATTgacaatgtcaaaataaatacttttctgattcatttgcatattatttgttctttgtttCCCCCTCATATTTCTGTTTCAGTTTTGGCAGACAGACTGAGCACAGACCACAGTTAGGTTTATACAGGTAGACGAATATGTGCTGCCTGTTGTTAAAGTTGGGGAAAAGAAATAGCCAGGCGTATTCATACCAACCaattgtgagtttttttttatgagaggAAAAGCCAATGAAGTTCCAGGAGACCAAATGGACAGTTGTCTGTCGTTTATTAGCAAGGAGCAACAACACGTTGGAGACAGATAGTTTCACGAGCTGTGTCTGTCTAGACAAGTGCTATCTTATACTGAGTAGGGTGTGGAGTGGAATGTGCCAGAAAGTTCTACTCCttataaggcaaaaaaaacagatgttaCACCCTTCAGAAACAAGCCCATATAAATGACTTATACTTTCAAATATACACAATCTTTTCTGTTCCTTTTCCCAGGCTACACCTGTCTAGATCTAACACAaccttcatttatttcaataagcAGGCATTCTAtcttaataaaaaatatcactGTTCATTTAATTACTGCTCGACTGATCAGAAtaaacattcatttattcatgttaATTTTCTTTAAGGAATTTGACATGGAGGTTAAGATTTTAACTCGAAATAGAGGGTGTAGATGTACAATTGAGGGAAATATTCATCACAGATTGTCAGcagatgaagaaaatgtttacagTTCCATGATCTCATTATGTAGCTGTTTGGTCTTTACTAAACTTTACAAAAAATCTTTATTGCCTCAATGCTATGCTTAAAAGTTTCCCATCTCCCTCACTGACAAtctgacatgaaaaaataactCTTTTATAGATGGAGATGTGATGCTCTTAACTGTTCAGCGACATACAGACaactttggtttaaaaaaatattttctattcatttttcatgaaaatgagacaaaataaaaattccaagAAATCATTAGTTAAGTCACTTTCTGCAGTAAAGCAgcacatacattttcaaatgctgGAACTTGatcttaaaacataaaaaaaaaaaaaaaatgtaaatgtgttttatgtgCATGAGTGTAAGTCAATGGGGCTCCTGAGAGACGCAACGAAAACCAAGATTGGAGGCAGAGCTGTCTGGGGTGTTCTGGCTTCGCGCTGCACAGCGGTACCGGTAACAGTATGActgagggagggagagagatgtGAAATTTAAGAAACTGATGTACATAAATACATCTTGGGACAGCACTCTACTCATGGAAAACATAGGAGTTTAAATTAATGAATAGAAGATGGAACCACTTTTCCTTtaccaatgtttgtttttatggttATGTATCACAGCTTTAATCAGAAATACTCCAACATCCATAAACTCTGTCTTCTGATGTCATTGAGCCTTCAGACCACAATTTTGTAGTCTATCAGTCTGAGAGCACATTAGCATTCTGTCTATGAAGAATATTTtgcataaaaacattcaaattgaaATAAAGCAACGTCATCGCTTTACCTTGTGACACATGTATGACCCTCCCTTCTTTACTTTGTCAGTACCTGATGGAGGACCTGTCTAAAAAAAGGTAATAATGTGAATGACACGTGTGATATTTTTGGAGCTCAGAAATTGCTCAGCTATGACATTATTGTGCAAAGCTGTGAAGTTACTGGATTGTGTTGTTGTTCGGTTGAGTGACGAACAGTCCACCAGTCTGACGTCCATTCCCACACATTGCCCACCATGTCAAACAGACCAAAAGCATTGGCTGGAAAAGACTTCACCTGCAGGGTGTCATGTTCAGATAATACAGTTACATTTAATCACCAGAATGGATTCTAACAAGGAGACCATGTATCAGGAATGCTTTACAAAAGACAACCtgtcattcattatttttttaattaaattaactaTACCGCATATACATTTCTTGTAATTGACTTTGCAGGTTGAGCGCTCCCCCTGTAGAGGGTGAGATAGAATTAAAGTAATACTGTAGTATCGATAGATTTTAGATACTTTAAGTCAATTCTAAATCAGGTTTCATCTTTCCTCCAGCCAAAcctcaaatatgaaatatattgacagcaaaactgaaatatttcatttcctGACCGTCACTTACCGGTGAGGTTTTGATGTAACCATCCTCTGCGGAATTATTCTGAGGGAAGTCCCCCTGCCAGAGGTTGGCATAGTGTTGCCCTTTTGGGTTCAGTCGATTTCCCCAGGGGTAAAGTCTGcaaaaattataaattaaatattcatcttaattttgacatttaaaataattatgcaTATAGTATTTAAGATCAATATTCATTGTGTTTTAATTTTACTGGGGAATTTTGCACATGGTGTTTCTCATGTCTGTTTGGATCACTGTTACACATCTTTGACAGGTCTGATGGAAAGGAAGGAAAATTACTTCAGGACTGTTCCACATTACGTTTTAAtgtaaaatggtgaaaaaaagattttcctaCTGAGGAAAAGTGGAGAATAGTCCAATGTCATGGGCAaggaatgaaatgaatggatgaggaattttattgtattttttatcaaTGTACTGTTATATAATTTGTTTGTGAGTCAGAGAGCAAATTGGTTTCATTCAGAAGATATTTGAAGCTGCTAGTGACTCTCGAGTCCCAAGaatcttttgtaaaaaaaaatctcatcatAGTGATTTTGTTcgataaaatcaaatcaattattaCAAAAGCTAATATATTTGTTGATGATCAAAACACTTCAGTCACTATAAAATACTTTGACATATTAAAaagcatattattattaatttggagaacaatgtataaaacacatttaaaacacacaatGTGTAAACAGCACACCTGTCTTTTAAATTGCCTCTGCAGGCATACTCCCACTCTGCCTCTGTAGGAAGCCTCTTGTTGGCCCAGGTGCAGTAGGTATTAGCATCTGCCCAGGATACATGAAGAACAGGATGATCCAGCCTAAAATGGATTGTTGGATAATTAGGTTAGCATCACCATGGtaaaacaacacacaacaagAAACAAACATGGATAATTGTTGTATCGCCTTGCCTATCTTTGATACTGGAATCAGGGCCCTCAGGTTGTCTCCAGTTTGCCCCTTTGACTGgaagccaccagggggcagcaGCCACCTAAAAATGAAAGTACGGCATGTAGCTGACAATCAATATCCCTAAATGTTACTTTTTCAGAACTGACAACAGCCCAAAAGCATAGAGGAATTTAAGAGACCAATggcttcagatttaaaaaaaatgaaaaaaaaaaaaactaagcacATAAAAAGTCATTCACATCCACGcttgaaatgtacaaaatatgaactggactgttggattttaaaatactgtacctcCAGGATGAGAGAACTGGACTGTtggattttaaaatactgtacctcCAGGATGAGAAAATTATTTAGAAATCAGTAAATTCGTTGCTGATTGGATTTTGTCTCTTGAACGCCTCTGAACAACCACTTAGTGAATACTGTCAAGGCTCTGACAATAAAAGTCATATTCTGAATGTAGGTTCAACATGTGCAATTTAAAGCTAGATTTGgacacaaacaaatcaaaataataagtaaaataaacaaaagactAAACTTTGGCTTAGAAAAACAGATGTTTTAATACTGTTTTATGAGTAAAGGTTTAATAATTGCATGGTGCATCATGCAGTTTGACAAGCTTGATGACATTGTGAacatttctcagtttttttgtaccgcagaaaaacatctgtgaATTTATGCCCCTAGCCCTGAAAGATGCAGGTTTCCATGACACCCACAATGAGAGTGCCCCCATCTGTGGGCCATTACATACTCCAGTGGTCGGTGTGAAATATTACGAGTTTGTTTTCATGTCTACACACCACCACAACAGTGACAATAGGGAAGTATTTACCGCTTTGCTGATTTGATTTTTGACTGTCTCGCTCAGAAttccttcaaaaacaaaagagtcTCCAAAATTCTCTGCCTGAAAGAATAAAAAGAGTGAACGATtagttggatttaaaaaaaaacaacaacaacactgaaaTGTTCAATATCATAAAAGAGGATAGAATGCATAGCTGTATTGTTTGATTAGCACCTCTGTCACATAGCTTGTGGCATTGGTAAAGCTCTGGAACTGTCGGTTGGTGACCTCCTGGATGTCCATGTAGAAGGAGTCCATGTGGACTTGTCTCTGAGGGCCCTCACCATCAGCAGGGATGCCCGGGTTGTCTGTTCCCATCAGAAATTTGCCACCAGAAATTAGCACCATCTATATGTAGGACATATACTTGCTAACCTTAGTGCCCAGAAGGAAGTTATGGAATTAAACAGattaagattttttaaatatgctgcTCTTAATCGTATCCAAGAGCAAAACTGTACTGTGCCAAAAGACACAATCATTGAATGCAGCCACATAACATGTACCTATTTTTAATACCACATAATAGAAGTGTATAGCctggtaaaatattttttcagttggATGGTAGACATGGttctgtcaaactaatttttgtctcaggccacattgtagttacggtttcactcagagggccgttatgactgtgaaaccatataaatgtttcaacgcctcatcatagtattacatatacacaaccaaccaatttatggatcactagttttattttttcaatcttaGTTTTAAACGTTCATAagctgtctttttcttcttctctgtttttaaatgagtttAACCATGTAAGGCACATTGGCCTTGTGtataaaatgcactatataaataaataataataatgctttgctttaaaagcatttaaacaaGTGTTGGAGTTTGTATTCCAAATGTTGATGCCAATACTTATATACTCCACATATTGGTTACcggcctccttgactactaataatCGTTATTGTTAATGaccctgaaaaaataaaaacaaaaacaaaggaaaaacatcAGCCGATCTCTATTTGACTCAAATGATTTTCATCAGTTTGAGACGCTACAAAGGAGTTTCTTAAAGAACAATTAAACATGGCTCACCACTCTCCCTCAGCCTTTgccataaatacagtacacagaaagagtttattttgttttctcgaAAGTGTGGGCGATTACCTGACTGAGCATCCTCTGGCCTCCCCGTGTGTCAGACTCCATCTCATTGGCGCCTCTGGAATATTTGACACTCGGCTCCTCCGATGCTGTGCTGTCCCCAACAACAGCGTCTCTCTTCAAACTCTCACAGCCGCAGCTCGCTCCACCCGGCGAGGCGGCGGGCTCAGCGTGAGCCCTGCACACATGCACTTTGTCCAGGCAGCCCAAACAGATCATTAATAAGGCCAACAAGCGGAGCATCTTTGCTTACACGTTGCTCATATTGTTGATACTTCCGCAAAGTCACGTGGTCAGTCAGCTGGTACAGATTGCACGTTCTAGATTGCGCCTCAAGAGGCTGGTAGTGGTACTGTCAGTTTTAATGAATGTAATTCTGAAAATATGCATCTTATGAATGATGAGTATGAcatgaatttaattttaacGCTGTCTATGGAAAATCAAAGGACATCAGTTGGCCCGTTGAACAATGACACAGGCGGAGATCAACAGTGCCGCCGTGCGGAAAGAAGTGGCAGCGAGTCAAACAGCAGCGGCAGAGGCAGCTCAGAACACCGCCTGCGGCCGTCTCCTTGCTTGCCTCCTCGGCGGCCGGGCACTCACAAACCCCGGCTTGTCTCACTCCGCTGCCCGTTACTATCGCTGCGCCGAACGCAGGGAGAGTGGAGCCGCCGTCATGTTGTCGTAGCTGGCCCACGGAGAGCCGAACATCCGAGAGAGCGTTGCCGCCGCCGAGGTAAAGTTGCTCTACAACTTCTTTTCTTTATCTTCATCCTCTTCTCTGCAGAGGAGATCGAGCGCTCCATAAATGGCTAACACTTTTCCCTCACCGCTGAAACCAACCACTATAGTGCTCTTATCGTTTGCTCAAACCACGTTTCTTGGTTTAAAAATGACAGACTGATGTCTTTGTTTGCTCaggtgttggttttttttcatcacaaatGACGCTAGGAGGATGAGCAGGCTCCATGTGTGCACGACAGCTTAAATGTTTTGGCTTCCATGCAGTGAAAGCCACTGTTTTGGGTCTGCCCTGCTCAGTAAGACGTTTGTCAGGTGGAGCAACGTGGACCTGTTGCAGGCGCACAGCTTCCTGTTTGCGGTCCTAATTGTTAATTATTCAGACTTCCACCAGCAGCAATCTTATTGCTGTAACACGAAACTGAATTTTCCTGAAAACACATGCAAATCCATGGAGTTGTATCAGCCTCACCTCTAAAGTTGCTCCTAACTGATCTAACAGTAAGCGTAGACAAACTAGAATGCTCTCTAGAATTTAATTGTCAAAACCTTTCTTGAAATTAATTTTCACTTCCTCTCTTGTAGCTGTTACTTCGTGGACATCCAACATGTCTGATAAAATGTCCAGCTTCCTGCACATCGGGGACATCTGCTCCCTGTACGCAGAGGGATCCACCAGTGGTTTCATCAGCACCCTGGGGTAAGCGCATTTGAATGGTCCACATGACACTTGCCTGGGTGGTGAGCAGAATTTTGAAGATGTATAACGAAGACGAGGATGCATAATTTTCCTCTCAGTTTGTCAGTGGATGATCAATGAATCAATTGACAAAATTCGTATTCGTACAGGAGATGTGTAATTATAAAGTTGCACCATTCGATGGATGCTTTGGCTTCAGCAAGCTCTGCACAGTGGTGGTTCTAGAGGAGGGCAGGTGTTTTGTCAGAGGGACAAAGCTTCTAGCTACTGTTAGTTAACTTACCACAATACAAAACCAAGCAAGCCTACatcaaatgtattaaatgttatttatatttgGTTTGCTTAAATATTATGTATTTCTCTCCATTGCCTTTGGTCGACTGTTCAAAATGGAGGGACAAAAGGACATTACATCCTATTTcggcacaaaaaacaacactgagacaGAGCCAGATGGTGGTGGATTTGCCCATGTTCTGCCGGTGCTGGGGTGTTGCCAGCTGGCATCTGCCTTGGTCCCCCGTTCTGGCTGTTGGTGGAGGGCTTTGGGCCCCTGCGGCCTCCTCTGGGTGGCCAGTTTTCAGAGTGCCTAGTTGGGGCCGGTGGCCCACCCTGGGTCCCTTGGTGTGGgtggtgtcccgtccaccgggcaaCTCTCTGGTGGGCTCCTGGGCCCGACCCCACCTCCCGATTGGATGGGGTGGCATCCTCAGCCCCCGCGGTGCAGGCATAGCAATTGCAGGACACTTTTgacggttattgtgcatgcgaaacggtgtcaattcacttgcatgtgtccgcagacacacacccctgggacttattcgctgcGTGTGGGGctactcactcattgcgacaaataacttataACTATGTGAATttcctgggtatcccctcacttacccTCTGGAGCtatagatgtttataatttacatagccactcccaccacacttcacttgtacagccgggtccacagACAGAGCCAGATGATGGTGATGAGAGAGCTGAAGAGAGGCAAGTTGAGAGCATCACAGAGAGCGAAAGGGCCAAAGGAACTGGTAGACAAGGATTTTCAGAGAGAGGACACCGAGCAGGGCAGGGACAGCTGAAGATCCTGAGAGTGGGGAGGCTGAGAGTAAGACTCAGACAGAGAATATACAGGTTGTACTGTAGTTGCATCTACAAGCACTGGACCAACTCTGGAGGTTTATGATGTTGGAGAAAAAATTGCCTGTTTAACatgtgttttactttttatttcagtgatgtTCAAATTCAGGGATGATACATAGAAAGTTGTCTTTAAAAATGGGAAATTGTGATGCATATAAGTTGTCTAGCATCAGCTAATTTGCAGTCTTACTCCCCGGTcatcctttaaaataaaatttaagaatgtattgaatacaataaaaaatgcacTTAATTAATAGcatgaattaatgaatacagTGAATCAATTTAGCAAtattgtatgtgtatgtgtggctCTTTTATTTGTAACTATAGACAAAAAGCATTGGAACGGAATCCACAAAATTTCAGCAACCCCGAGTGTAAATAACATTCATTATAATAGGCTACTGTTGCAGGCTTGCTTGGTTTTGTGCTGTCGTAAGGTTAACTAACATTAGCTCAGAGCATACAATCAACTCAAGGTGACATTAAAGCCTGGTCTGGCAGGCTGCTACTGTAATTCATAAAGTTAGCCAAAAACTTGTCTTGACCAGCAATCTTTgtcacaataaaatattgttcgTGGTACAcctgtaattgtttttctttttagttctGACCGCCTCACATTGGGGGGATGAACATATAACTTCAGGCTCGTGGTGTATATCAATAACACTTGAATGCCGTATTTAGTGGTGCAACGCACTAAAGGATCTTCTGGTTTAATCGCTTTATTTTACctgcatgcttttattttgaaggcctgactTTACCAGCTACAGGATGAGTTATGCCAATGTTGACTGAGTGTTCCCAAGCGGACCAGGTCGTTGTTGCCTTGAGTCGTCAATAAACAAACTTACATTATGAAACACGCCTTGCTGTCTGTAGAACACTTTATCCAAAATATGACAGATCTGATGAGAATGTTGAGCCACACACATTAGTTTCACCTTTTCCGTTGGCACTGTATCATAATATTAACCATTACAGTTCTGTATAATCTTCGATCAGAGAGGGGGCCCAGACAGAGTGATAAAGGGGCACTGACCCTTGTTCAGCAGCAGAACCACCACTGCGTCTGCACTGGGTGCTATTATATTTGTGAATGGCTCTACTTAGAAATCTGATGGCTTCTTCCTTGGCAAATGCTACAGTCTCCTCCATTAAGTTCactcagaaatgttttttgcatGATCCTGCAAACGGACAAATGTGTAAAAACATTGCAGCCAGTCCAGGCTGTCATTCTTAAGCATTTTTCTCACACACAAGTTGTGGTTCTATCAGAAACAGTGCTGTATGTGTCGGTGGTCAAATGTTTGCATATGTAAGAGGCATCATTTCCCACTCTTAGCGACAAAGTAGGACTGGAGAGATGCACCGATGTAATTTTGCAGTTTATGCCATGGAATAAAGGTGTGAAAAAGGTTGGAGCACCTTGAAGTGGTGCTCTGGTCCTGAATGACGACACGGGAGAAAAGGAAATACAGGGTTGGTAACTGTAATAATAAAGTGTGTTATTGTGTGTATGCCAGGAGTGAAGGTGGCGACCACAAACTATAAAAGCTAATATTGTCTAGTGCAGAATCAGTAAAGCTTTCAGGACTATGAGTCATGGTGTTGCAGAGTcgataaaaaaatggaatgacgttgcttttaatcacgtaaagcacattgagacAGACTTTGTGGCATTTGTTGAGTTCGACAACTTCCCACGCACATATGAGCGCATaaatttgcaaaattgtcatatCAGTTTTGGCCCGCTGCTCTTTTTTTGCAACTCAGCTTGATTCTTCACATTGTCGGCCTCTTACAAGCGAATTGAGTTGCAACGCTTTAAACCTTCATAAAGTGGAAGCTTTTTATGGATTTAGAATCAGGAAATAATGCAGTTTTGCTTAATCCATTCCTTCATCAATCTCTCTCTATACGTTCTCTAACTGAACAGATAATTCAATAGTAACATTCTATCCTTCTTTGTCATCTCACACAGATACTTATACGTATTTCACTTGTTTTAAATGATTCTTACCTGTCATTCTTACTGCCATACAAGAAACGCTACCATTAtgcacaataaaacaataaaatgtgtacaCATCTTGTTGAAGAGTGACGattggaagagaaaaaaataccgGAAGATGTTTAATTTGGAATAACTCCAGAGAAGTGTCATTCTCGGCCAATAAAAGCAAAATTTGGCACCAGTGGTTCCAGTTTCCCTGCTGGACCTCTCAGAGGGTTGGAGTAAAACAATACAGTAGATTGTTCAAAATAGTAACTGTGAGTCTAGCCTTTTCAAAGTCTCACACAAGTTAACAGCGCttggaggtcatatttggaaaaatatgtcatgtttgaggcagattggcacatgaccagagagagccaatcacaagtgtcaggtttagaaggaggaagtgatatgggggtgggaacattttgcagctatttttcaaatggaactaaaattgtaaacatttccaaaagcaacttaATAGGACatttttctcccagtaatgtaatgaattacaattacatccatccattttccgtaccgctttatcctcacaagggtcgcgggcgtgctggagcctatcccagccatatttgggcgagagccggggtacaccctaaactggtcgccagccaatcgcagggctcatagaaacaaacaaccattcacgcacacattcacacttaagggcgatttagagtcttcaatcaacctaccatgcatgtttttggcatgtgggaggaaaccggagtgcccagagaaaacccacgcaggcacgggaagaacatgcaaactccacacaggcggggcc
Encoded here:
- the sumf1 gene encoding formylglycine-generating enzyme isoform X1 — translated: MLRLLALLMICLGCLDKVHVCRAHAEPAASPGGASCGCESLKRDAVVGDSTASEEPSVKYSRGANEMESDTRGGQRMLSQMVLISGGKFLMGTDNPGIPADGEGPQRQVHMDSFYMDIQEVTNRQFQSFTNATSYVTEAENFGDSFVFEGILSETVKNQISKAVAAAPWWLPVKGANWRQPEGPDSSIKDRLDHPVLHVSWADANTYCTWANKRLPTEAEWEYACRGNLKDRLYPWGNRLNPKGQHYANLWQGDFPQNNSAEDGYIKTSPVKSFPANAFGLFDMVGNVWEWTSDWWTVRHSTEQQHNPTGPPSGTDKVKKGGSYMCHKSYCYRYRCAARSQNTPDSSASNLGFRCVSQEPH
- the sumf1 gene encoding formylglycine-generating enzyme isoform X2 → MLRLLALLMICLGCLDKVHVCRAHAEPAASPGGASCGCESLKRDAVVGDSTASEEPSVKYSRGANEMESDTRGGQRMLSQMVLISGGKFLMGTDNPGIPADGEGPQRQVHMDSFYMDIQEVTNRQFQSFTNATSYVTEAENFGDSFVFEGILSETVKNQISKAVAAAPWWLPVKGANWRQPEGPDSSIKDRLDHPVLHVSWADANTYCTWANKRLPTEAEWEYACRGNLKDRLYPWGNRLNPKGQHYANLWQGDFPQNNSAEDGYIKTSPSYCYRYRCAARSQNTPDSSASNLGFRCVSQEPH